Proteins co-encoded in one Ralstonia sp. RRA genomic window:
- a CDS encoding primosomal protein N': MTTAQADTVFPDAVAGTETAAAIARVVIDTPLDAVFDYRCAQPVLPGQLVVVPFGNRRVVALVVETAATTEVPQDKLRDVERVLDWVPPLNAEWRALAEFAAGYYHRALGEVTLPALPPLWRTPGSWDNLARQATETVYVMLEPASTVGAALLDSVPKRATGAMRLAEALTGDGELSTGAAVALHGQAVAKLRDWTAVGWLRAELRPKALLPQPLELPEPSVAPALNAEQVAAVAAIAQGGASGTFSPFLLYGVTGSGKTEVYLHAIADALARDANAQVLMLVPEINLTPQLEARIAVRFPGVPMAALHSGLAEQPRALNWLAAHRGEARIVLGTRLAMLASLPNLALILVDEEHDTSYKQQEGLRYSARDLALWRAKQRNIPVVLGSATPSLETWWRAEQSATTRLTLSQRAQAEAVLPRVSLIDLNLERRAGREIRDGLSKPLVDAMADRLARGEQSLLFLNRRGYAPVLSCDACGWLSGCPRCSAYLVLHKPERRLRCHHCGYESRIPHHCPDCGNVDIAPLGRGTQRIEETLAELFPQARVARIDADSTRRKGSAEALFDTVHEGSVDILIGTQMVAKGHDFQRVTLVGVVAPDPSLFSHDFRAGEHLFASLMQVAGRAGRAGLAGEVLIQTRYPDAPALQALVRHDYGGFARQLLHERKQAGLPPFAYQALLTTEHKEVARALEFLKAARELGETLIAELGAPVFMHDPVPMTMVRLANRERAQLLVESASRAALQKLLSAWTDRFGEVGKTVKGVRWQLEIDPLRI; encoded by the coding sequence ATGACCACCGCACAAGCCGACACCGTGTTTCCCGATGCCGTGGCGGGTACCGAGACCGCAGCCGCCATCGCACGGGTGGTGATCGACACGCCGCTCGATGCCGTGTTCGATTACCGGTGTGCGCAGCCGGTGTTGCCGGGGCAACTGGTGGTGGTGCCGTTCGGCAACCGCCGCGTGGTCGCATTGGTGGTGGAAACCGCCGCCACCACCGAGGTGCCGCAAGACAAGCTGCGTGATGTGGAACGCGTGCTCGACTGGGTGCCGCCGCTCAATGCCGAATGGCGCGCGCTGGCTGAATTCGCCGCCGGCTACTACCACCGCGCCCTGGGCGAAGTGACATTGCCAGCGCTGCCGCCGCTGTGGCGCACGCCCGGTAGCTGGGACAACCTCGCGCGCCAAGCTACCGAAACCGTCTATGTGATGCTGGAGCCCGCATCGACCGTCGGCGCCGCGTTGCTGGACAGCGTGCCCAAGCGCGCGACCGGCGCCATGCGGTTGGCCGAAGCGCTGACCGGCGACGGCGAGCTTTCCACCGGCGCCGCCGTCGCATTGCACGGGCAGGCGGTCGCCAAGCTGCGCGACTGGACCGCCGTCGGCTGGTTGCGCGCAGAACTGCGACCGAAGGCGCTGCTACCGCAACCGCTGGAATTGCCCGAACCGTCTGTCGCGCCCGCACTGAATGCCGAGCAGGTCGCCGCCGTGGCCGCCATCGCGCAGGGTGGCGCGAGCGGCACCTTCAGCCCGTTCCTGCTCTACGGCGTGACCGGCAGCGGCAAGACCGAGGTCTACCTGCACGCCATCGCCGATGCCCTGGCGCGCGATGCCAACGCGCAGGTGCTGATGCTGGTGCCGGAGATCAACCTGACACCGCAGTTGGAAGCGCGCATTGCCGTGCGTTTTCCCGGCGTGCCCATGGCGGCGCTGCACAGCGGACTGGCGGAGCAGCCGCGCGCACTGAACTGGCTCGCGGCCCATCGCGGCGAGGCGCGCATCGTGCTCGGCACGCGGCTGGCGATGCTGGCATCGCTGCCCAATCTGGCGCTCATTCTCGTCGACGAGGAGCACGACACGTCCTACAAGCAGCAGGAGGGCTTGCGCTACTCCGCGCGCGATCTGGCGTTGTGGCGGGCCAAGCAGCGCAACATCCCCGTCGTGCTGGGGTCGGCCACGCCGTCGCTGGAAACCTGGTGGCGCGCGGAGCAGAGCGCCACCACGCGCCTGACGCTGTCGCAGCGCGCACAAGCCGAGGCCGTGCTGCCGCGCGTGTCGCTCATCGACCTGAATCTGGAGCGGCGCGCCGGGCGCGAAATTCGCGATGGGCTGTCCAAACCGCTCGTCGACGCGATGGCCGATCGCCTCGCGCGTGGCGAGCAGAGCCTGCTGTTCCTGAACCGCCGGGGTTATGCGCCGGTGCTGTCCTGCGATGCGTGCGGCTGGCTGTCGGGTTGCCCGCGGTGCTCGGCGTACCTGGTGCTGCATAAACCGGAGCGGCGCCTGCGCTGCCACCACTGCGGTTACGAATCGCGCATTCCGCATCACTGCCCCGACTGCGGCAACGTCGATATCGCCCCGCTTGGGCGCGGCACGCAGCGCATCGAAGAGACCCTGGCTGAGCTGTTCCCGCAGGCCCGCGTCGCCCGTATCGACGCCGATTCCACCCGCCGCAAGGGCAGCGCCGAAGCGCTGTTCGATACCGTGCACGAAGGCAGCGTCGACATCCTGATCGGCACGCAGATGGTCGCCAAGGGGCATGACTTCCAGCGCGTGACGCTGGTGGGCGTAGTGGCGCCGGACCCTTCACTGTTCTCGCATGATTTTCGCGCTGGAGAGCACCTGTTTGCCTCGCTGATGCAGGTGGCCGGGCGCGCCGGACGTGCCGGGTTGGCGGGCGAGGTGCTGATTCAGACACGCTACCCGGATGCCCCCGCCTTGCAGGCGCTGGTGCGGCATGACTACGGTGGGTTCGCGCGCCAACTGCTGCATGAGCGCAAGCAGGCCGGGTTGCCGCCGTTTGCGTACCAGGCGCTGCTGACCACCGAGCACAAGGAAGTGGCGCGGGCGCTGGAGTTCTTGAAGGCTGCGCGGGAGTTGGGCGAAACGCTTATCGCGGAGCTGGGGGCGCCAGTGTTTATGCATGATCCGGTGCCGATGACGATGGTGCGGTTGGCCAACCGCGAGCGGGCGCAACTGCTCGTGGAGTCGGCCTCTCGCGCTGCGCTGCAGAAGCTGTTGTCGGCCTGGACTGACCGGTTTGGGGAGGTTGGGAAGACGGTGAAGGGCGTGCGGTGGCAGTTGGAGATTGATCCGCTGCGGATCTAG
- the hemE gene encoding uroporphyrinogen decarboxylase yields the protein MSAPLANDTFLRALRRQPTDYTPLWLMRQAGRYLPEYNATRARAGSFLGLAKSPAYATEVTLQPLDRFPLDAAILFSDILTVPDAMGLGLSFAQGEGPRFAKPVRSEADVTALSVPDMSSLQYVFDAVAEIRRALVQDGRQRVPLIGFSGSPWTLACYMVEGGGSDDFRTVKSMLYARPDLMHRILEINAQAVIDYLNAQIEAGAQAVQVFDTWGGALADGIYHEFSLAYMQRVVEGIRAGADGQRVPVILFTKGGGLWLEAMAETGADAVGVDWTVNLQLARQRTGGRVALQGNLDPTVLFAEPEAIRAQVRRVLEDYAASGDSDGHIFNLGHGISQFTPPEAVTVLVDEVHSFSRALRKKVA from the coding sequence ATGTCCGCACCGCTCGCCAACGACACCTTCCTGCGTGCCCTGCGCCGCCAGCCCACCGACTACACGCCGCTGTGGCTGATGCGCCAGGCCGGCCGCTACCTGCCCGAGTACAACGCCACGCGCGCCCGTGCCGGCAGCTTCCTGGGCCTGGCCAAGTCGCCGGCATATGCGACGGAAGTGACGCTGCAGCCGCTGGACCGCTTTCCGTTGGATGCAGCCATCCTGTTCTCCGACATCCTGACCGTGCCCGATGCCATGGGCCTGGGTCTGTCGTTCGCACAGGGCGAGGGCCCGCGTTTTGCCAAGCCGGTGCGCTCGGAAGCGGATGTGACCGCACTGTCGGTGCCGGACATGTCGTCGTTGCAGTACGTGTTTGACGCCGTGGCGGAAATCCGCCGCGCGCTCGTGCAGGACGGCCGCCAGCGCGTGCCGCTGATCGGCTTCTCGGGCAGCCCGTGGACGCTGGCCTGCTATATGGTCGAAGGCGGCGGTTCGGACGACTTCCGCACCGTCAAGTCGATGCTGTACGCGCGCCCGGACCTGATGCACCGCATCCTGGAGATCAACGCGCAGGCCGTGATCGACTACCTGAACGCCCAGATCGAGGCCGGCGCTCAGGCCGTGCAGGTGTTCGACACCTGGGGCGGCGCGCTGGCCGATGGCATCTATCACGAGTTCTCGCTGGCCTATATGCAGCGTGTGGTGGAAGGCATCCGCGCCGGGGCCGATGGCCAGCGCGTGCCGGTCATCCTGTTTACCAAGGGCGGCGGCCTGTGGCTTGAGGCGATGGCCGAGACCGGCGCCGACGCGGTGGGCGTGGACTGGACGGTCAACCTGCAACTCGCCCGCCAGCGCACCGGCGGCCGCGTCGCCCTGCAGGGCAATCTGGACCCGACCGTGCTGTTTGCGGAGCCCGAGGCCATTCGCGCGCAAGTCCGCCGCGTGCTGGAAGACTATGCCGCCAGCGGCGATAGTGACGGCCACATCTTCAACCTGGGCCACGGCATCTCGCAGTTCACGCCGCCCGAGGCGGTGACGGTGCTGGTGGACGAGGTGCACAGCTTCAGTCGTGCACTGCGCAAAAAAGTCGCGTAA
- a CDS encoding cupin domain-containing protein: MHRTLVGIRVAGTVAVLVGCTGAFAQASAPAASPAAPAPLTPQLINMGSMTPDEIGPVIAEMGTLRTRTLVNAANGTVGVQVGTVAKHTHTYSDEIQYVMAGTATFWLDNAPREVRAGDLIVIPRGVVHGTLTTSPDFKAMAIKLPPQRAGDTQKVP, translated from the coding sequence ATGCACCGCACTCTGGTTGGCATTCGGGTGGCCGGCACCGTCGCTGTACTTGTCGGTTGCACCGGCGCGTTTGCCCAGGCATCGGCGCCGGCTGCGTCACCCGCTGCACCGGCCCCGCTCACACCGCAGCTCATCAACATGGGCAGCATGACGCCGGACGAAATCGGCCCCGTCATCGCCGAAATGGGCACGCTGCGCACCAGAACGCTGGTGAACGCCGCCAACGGCACCGTGGGCGTTCAGGTGGGTACGGTCGCCAAGCACACGCATACGTATTCGGACGAGATTCAATACGTAATGGCCGGCACGGCCACGTTCTGGCTCGATAACGCACCACGTGAGGTGCGGGCGGGGGATCTGATCGTCATCCCGCGCGGGGTGGTGCACGGCACGCTGACCACCAGCCCCGATTTCAAGGCCATGGCGATCAAGCTGCCGCCGCAGCGGGCAGGGGATACGCAAAAGGTGCCCTGA